A region from the Strix uralensis isolate ZFMK-TIS-50842 chromosome 24, bStrUra1, whole genome shotgun sequence genome encodes:
- the CLPS gene encoding colipase isoform X1, whose product MLQGGRLRHAEAELVCDTHPKPPGPPGGGLRWGTERDLVLRPCLAVQDTGELCLQSAQCKSGCCHRGSGLSLARCAPKAAEFQACSPKSIYGVYYKCPCESGLTCDADKTIVGSITNSDFGICQDPRSSNGSR is encoded by the exons ATGCTGCAGGGTGGGAGGCTCAGGCATGCTGAGGCAGAGCTGGTGTGCGACACCCACCCAAAACCCCCAGGCCCCCCGGGGGGGGGTTTAAGGTGGGGGACAGAGAGGGACCTGGTGCTCAGGCCGTGCCTCGCGGTGCAGGACACGGGGGAGCTGTGTCTGCAGAGCGCCCAGTGCAAGAGCGGCTGCTGCCACCGGGGCAGCGGCCTGAGCCTGGCCCGATGCGCGCCCAAGGCGGCCGAGTTCCAGGCGTGCTCCCCAAAG AGCATCTATGGGGTCTACTACAAGTGCCCCTGCGAGAGCGGCTTGACCTGCGACGCTGATAAAACCATCGTGGGCTCCATCACCAACAGCGACTTTGGCATCTGCCAAGACCCCCGGAGCTCCAACGGGTCGCGGTGA
- the LOC141954212 gene encoding uncharacterized protein LOC141954212 — translation MRVCCNGGQRSDHNLGIYGLETHGERAGAGHAGGHGSVRWSRACSGHPPPCVRDTSAPRPGKIHFRSRESQQSEGGSQPEEGSPWAGSGHSPPARLRHDTQHPPRGLPGRKIWGAISHPKQLIVCFAPPGCIFMPSGWSCPAAPPAVSPPMSPPSVPASGTAAPTAGGGDRVFSCTLLPVVQHPPAPPINTQRRPRCTPCAGDKPGPRRGACAGGCRAVRPRHHQAAKCSFSPPKWAAGRYPGTGGQEDGFCPPGRASVPHGSSAWSHRFVLSHVEGNQEKTHFLRSPTCFRDSLKQLLDVKPRQRDASPPRALKAD, via the coding sequence ATGAGGGTTTGTTGTAACGGGGGCCAGCGTTCGGATCACAACCTGGGAATTTATGGATTGGAAACGCATGGGGAAAGGGCCGGCGCTGGCCACGCTGGGGGACACGGCAGCGTCAGATGGAGCAGGGCCTGCTCCGGGCATCCACCCCCCTGTGTCAGGGACACCTCGGCCCCTCGGCCAGGAAAAATTCATTTCAGGAGCCGTGAGTCCCAGCAGAGCGAAGGGGGGTCACAGCCGGAGGAGGGCTCACCCTGGGCTGGGTCTGGCCACTCGCCGCCGGCCAGGCTCCGCCACGACACCCAGCATCCCCCCCGCGGCCTCCCCGGTAGGAAGATTTGGGGGGCGATTTCACACCCAAAGCAGCTTATCGTCTGCTTCGCACCCCCTGGGTGCATCTTTATGCCAAGCGGGTGGtcttgccctgctgccccccctgctgtgtcccccccTATGTCCCCACCGTCCGTCCCTGCCTCCGGCACAGCTGCACCTACAGCCGGCGGTGGGGACAGGGTGTTCTCCTGTACTCTGCTGCCTGTTGTGCAACACCCGCCTGCGCCTCCCATAAACACCCAGCGCCGGCCGCGCTGCACCCCCTGCGCCGGTGACAAACCGGGCCCTCGGAGGGGTGCGTGTGCGGGGGGGTGCAGGGCAGTGAGGCCACGGCATCACCAGGCTGCAAAATGctccttttctcccccaaaatGGGCAGCGGGCAGGTATCCGGGTACTGGGGGGCAGGAGGATGGATTTTGTCCCCCCGGGAGGGCGAGTGTCCCTCATGGGTCGTCTGCTTGGAGCCATCGGTTTGTGCTGTCACACGTGGAAGGAAACCAGGAGAAAACCCATTTCCTCCGCTCGCCAACGTGCTTCAGAGATTCACTGAAGCAGCTTTTAGATGTGAAGCCGAGGCAGAGGGACGCTTCTCCTCCCCGCGCTCTCAAGGCAGATTAA